The following coding sequences lie in one Streptomyces albofaciens JCM 4342 genomic window:
- a CDS encoding lytic polysaccharide monooxygenase auxiliary activity family 9 protein has protein sequence MRKKLSAAVVGLGVVGVSLFATSSASSHGYSDQPPSRQALCAKGTVKNCGAIQYEPQSVEGPKGFPAAGPADGRICSGGNSGFKELDDPRGGKWPATSLKGGQGYTFQWRLTARHATTDFRYYITKDGYDPSKPLTRADLEPEPFVTVPMGGRQPAATVQHQGTVPTQKHGHHIILGVWNIADTGNAFYACSDVNLS, from the coding sequence ATGCGCAAAAAGCTCAGCGCTGCCGTGGTCGGTCTCGGCGTCGTCGGAGTCTCCCTGTTCGCCACCAGCAGTGCGTCCAGCCACGGCTACAGCGACCAGCCCCCCAGCCGCCAGGCGCTCTGCGCCAAGGGAACGGTCAAGAACTGCGGCGCGATCCAGTACGAGCCGCAGAGCGTCGAGGGCCCCAAGGGCTTCCCGGCCGCGGGCCCCGCCGACGGCAGGATATGTTCCGGCGGCAACAGCGGGTTCAAGGAGCTGGACGACCCGCGCGGCGGCAAGTGGCCCGCCACCAGCCTCAAGGGCGGCCAGGGCTACACCTTCCAGTGGCGGCTGACCGCGCGGCACGCCACCACGGACTTCCGCTACTACATCACCAAGGACGGCTACGACCCGAGCAAGCCGCTCACCCGGGCCGACCTCGAACCGGAGCCGTTCGTGACGGTCCCGATGGGCGGGCGGCAGCCGGCCGCGACCGTGCAGCACCAGGGCACGGTGCCCACCCAGAAGCACGGCCACCACATCATCCTGGGCGTCTGGAACATCGCCGACACCGGTAACGCGTTCTACGCCTGCTCCGACGTCAACCTCTCGTAA
- the ehuD gene encoding ectoine/hydroxyectoine ABC transporter permease subunit EhuD, whose amino-acid sequence MNNWSWEYVGDILPDLLQGLWITVQATLYGSLVAFALGLVWALLLRSPSRWVTWPVSVVVEFVRNTPLLVQLFFLFFVLPGWGLAFPALATGVIGLGLHYSTYTAEVYRAGIDGVPEGQWEAATALSLPRRRTWTSVILPQAFRRVVPALGNYVIAMFKDTPMLAAITVAEMLFRANSIGATTFDYMEPITVVGVLFVVISYPTSLLLRALERRLVR is encoded by the coding sequence ATGAACAACTGGTCGTGGGAGTACGTCGGCGACATCCTGCCCGACCTGCTCCAGGGGCTGTGGATCACCGTGCAGGCGACGCTGTACGGCTCGCTGGTGGCGTTCGCGCTCGGCCTGGTGTGGGCCCTGCTGCTGCGCTCCCCCAGCCGCTGGGTGACCTGGCCGGTCAGCGTCGTCGTGGAGTTCGTCCGCAACACGCCGCTGCTGGTGCAGCTGTTCTTCCTCTTCTTCGTGCTGCCGGGCTGGGGCCTGGCCTTTCCGGCGCTGGCCACCGGCGTCATCGGCCTCGGGCTGCACTACTCGACGTACACCGCCGAGGTCTACCGGGCGGGCATCGACGGCGTACCGGAGGGCCAGTGGGAGGCGGCGACCGCGCTCAGCCTGCCGCGGCGGCGCACCTGGACCTCGGTGATCCTGCCGCAGGCCTTCCGCCGGGTGGTCCCGGCGCTCGGCAACTACGTCATCGCGATGTTCAAGGACACCCCGATGCTGGCCGCGATCACCGTCGCGGAAATGCTCTTCCGGGCGAACAGCATCGGCGCGACCACCTTCGACTACATGGAGCCGATCACGGTCGTCGGCGTCCTGTTCGTCGTGATCTCGTACCCCACCTCTCTTCTCCTGCGAGCCCTGGAGCGTCGCCTTGTCCGATGA
- a CDS encoding SPFH domain-containing protein, whose translation MKRRTTAQPSLWTARARSARYGDGIPMDMLFRAEPEAEPGAETGKPGEAKESKAAKGAEAPDDAKAPDGTDGPAAAHAPAAVASDGPEDPDDVDTAEQPPVRAPLAAPASARVTPADAAVAGITAATGLLDTAERAALDGALGVVDAGSRFRTDGAPGTGGDRKADSGTAPGRPAWFREFSGTAERRAPEEDPGVAERRGFSLSGWLAVFVGLLAIAASVAFLWWRGLLPASVVRALGLDIAISPAPRPWEWAVAGLGGVLALCAFGGLARGRVGSAWVLSLFGRYRGSVRRTGLVWISPLVLRRRVDVRLRHWRSEAMPAVDAQGIQLRVVVLVVWRVRDTARALLAVRDHTAYLREQVEAAMARVLSQLPADAFHEETPTLRNAEAVGEALTRALAADCRPVGIEVFSVQPTRIEYAPEVAAAMQRRQIAAIDAKHRDSVLTSVVDAVDDTVHRLTSRGLVELDDYERKALVKDLTVAFYTARGNAAAKS comes from the coding sequence GTGAAGCGCCGCACCACGGCCCAGCCCTCCCTCTGGACCGCGCGTGCCCGCTCCGCGCGGTACGGCGACGGCATCCCCATGGACATGCTCTTCCGCGCCGAGCCGGAGGCGGAGCCGGGAGCGGAGACGGGGAAGCCGGGAGAGGCGAAGGAGTCGAAGGCGGCGAAGGGAGCCGAGGCGCCGGACGACGCCAAGGCACCGGACGGTACGGACGGCCCGGCCGCCGCACACGCGCCGGCCGCCGTGGCGTCCGACGGCCCCGAGGATCCCGACGACGTCGACACCGCCGAGCAGCCGCCGGTACGGGCTCCGCTCGCGGCCCCCGCGTCCGCCCGGGTCACCCCGGCGGACGCCGCCGTGGCGGGCATCACCGCCGCGACCGGCCTGCTGGACACCGCGGAACGCGCCGCGCTCGACGGCGCCCTCGGCGTGGTCGACGCGGGCAGCCGCTTCCGTACCGACGGCGCACCCGGCACCGGCGGCGACCGGAAAGCGGACTCCGGCACGGCGCCCGGCCGCCCCGCGTGGTTCCGCGAGTTCTCCGGAACGGCCGAGCGGCGCGCCCCCGAGGAGGACCCCGGCGTGGCCGAGCGCCGCGGCTTCTCCCTGTCCGGCTGGCTGGCCGTGTTCGTCGGACTGCTGGCCATCGCCGCCTCCGTGGCGTTCCTGTGGTGGCGCGGCCTCCTGCCCGCCTCCGTCGTACGGGCCCTGGGCCTGGACATCGCCATCAGCCCCGCCCCGCGGCCGTGGGAATGGGCGGTGGCCGGGCTCGGCGGAGTGCTCGCGCTGTGCGCGTTCGGCGGGCTGGCCCGCGGGCGGGTCGGCAGCGCCTGGGTGCTCAGCCTCTTCGGGCGCTACCGCGGCAGTGTGCGCCGTACCGGCCTGGTGTGGATCAGCCCCCTGGTGCTGCGCCGCCGGGTGGACGTACGGCTGCGGCACTGGCGCAGCGAGGCGATGCCCGCGGTCGACGCGCAGGGCATCCAGCTGCGGGTCGTGGTGCTCGTCGTCTGGCGGGTCAGGGACACCGCCCGGGCGCTGCTCGCGGTCCGGGACCACACCGCCTACCTGCGCGAACAGGTGGAGGCGGCGATGGCGCGGGTGCTCTCCCAACTGCCCGCCGACGCCTTCCACGAGGAGACGCCGACGCTGCGGAACGCGGAGGCGGTCGGCGAGGCCCTCACCCGGGCCCTGGCGGCGGACTGCCGCCCGGTCGGCATCGAGGTGTTCTCCGTGCAGCCGACCCGGATCGAGTACGCGCCGGAGGTGGCGGCCGCGATGCAGCGGCGGCAGATCGCGGCGATCGACGCCAAGCACCGCGACAGCGTGCTGACCTCGGTCGTGGACGCGGTCGACGACACGGTGCACCGGCTGACCAGCAGAGGGCTGGTCGAACTGGACGACTACGAGCGAAAAGCCCTGGTCAAAGACCTGACCGTGGCGTTCTACACGGCGCGCGGCAACGCCGCCGCCAAGAGCTGA
- a CDS encoding lytic polysaccharide monooxygenase auxiliary activity family 9 protein — translation MRKRISAAVVGLGIIGATVLSTGGAGSHGYTDAPISRQKLCANGTVKNCGAIQWEPQSVEGPKGFPNGGPADGRICAGGNSRFKELDDPRGGQWPATKVSAGSYTFRWRFTAPHRTTDFRYYITKNGWNPGRPVTRADLEPTPFLTVPYNGQQPPTTYTHQGTLPGGKTGRHLIVGVWTIADTANAFYACSDVEY, via the coding sequence ATGCGCAAAAGGATCAGCGCGGCCGTCGTCGGACTGGGCATCATCGGCGCGACGGTCCTGTCGACCGGCGGCGCCGGCAGCCACGGCTACACCGACGCCCCCATCAGCAGACAGAAACTGTGCGCCAACGGCACGGTGAAGAACTGCGGCGCCATCCAGTGGGAGCCGCAGAGCGTCGAGGGCCCCAAGGGCTTCCCGAACGGCGGACCCGCCGACGGCCGGATCTGCGCCGGCGGCAACAGCCGGTTCAAGGAACTGGACGACCCGCGCGGCGGCCAGTGGCCCGCCACCAAGGTGAGCGCGGGCTCGTACACCTTCCGCTGGCGCTTCACCGCCCCGCACCGCACCACGGACTTCCGCTACTACATCACCAAGAACGGCTGGAACCCCGGCCGCCCCGTGACCCGGGCGGACCTGGAGCCCACTCCGTTCCTGACCGTCCCCTACAACGGTCAGCAGCCGCCGACCACCTACACCCACCAGGGCACGCTGCCCGGCGGGAAGACCGGCAGGCACCTGATCGTCGGCGTCTGGACGATCGCCGACACCGCCAACGCCTTCTACGCCTGCTCGGACGTGGAGTACTGA
- a CDS encoding DUF3830 family protein: MVDRFIEVSLDKRGVSCTAKLLDDRAPVTCEAVWNALPLGGDVYHAKYARNEIYALVPPFAPEEPPLENPTITPIPGDLCYFTFSDTQLGTASYGYEREAKHQGRATVVDLALFYERNNLLINGDAGWVPGIVWGSVVDGLDRMADACQDLWRAGALGETLNFRRA, translated from the coding sequence ATGGTCGACCGTTTCATCGAAGTCTCCCTCGACAAGCGGGGCGTGAGCTGCACGGCCAAGCTGCTCGACGACCGCGCGCCGGTCACCTGCGAAGCCGTCTGGAACGCGCTGCCGCTCGGCGGCGACGTCTACCACGCCAAGTACGCCCGCAACGAGATCTACGCCCTCGTCCCGCCGTTCGCCCCGGAGGAACCCCCTCTGGAGAACCCGACCATCACGCCCATCCCCGGCGACCTGTGCTACTTCACCTTCAGCGACACGCAGTTGGGCACCGCCTCGTACGGCTACGAGCGGGAGGCCAAGCACCAGGGCCGGGCCACCGTCGTCGACCTCGCGCTCTTCTACGAACGCAACAACCTGCTGATCAACGGTGACGCGGGCTGGGTGCCGGGCATCGTGTGGGGCTCGGTGGTGGACGGCCTGGACCGGATGGCCGACGCCTGCCAGGACCTGTGGCGCGCCGGTGCCCTGGGGGAGACCCTCAACTTCCGCCGGGCGTAG
- a CDS encoding FadR/GntR family transcriptional regulator → MARDIQERIKKLIIDRRLAPGAPLPTETELMALLGVSRNSVREALKALQAMGIVEIRHGFGTYVGPMSMAPMTEGLAFRTVAGHYRGEDSLLQLLELREAVETGLVARLAGQVPEADLAELDELVARMAAEAADGAVRADTDRAFHAALYRGLGNRLLSEVLDAFWEAFHRVRTDLAGLGADPRVTHRQHADILAAVRGGDAQRAEQAVRRHFDNIRQRLRSSGPK, encoded by the coding sequence ATGGCGCGCGACATCCAGGAGCGGATCAAGAAACTCATCATCGACCGGCGGCTGGCCCCCGGCGCCCCGCTGCCCACCGAGACGGAGCTGATGGCGCTGCTCGGGGTCAGCCGGAACTCCGTGCGCGAGGCCCTCAAGGCGCTCCAGGCGATGGGCATCGTGGAGATCCGGCACGGCTTCGGCACCTACGTCGGGCCGATGTCGATGGCCCCGATGACCGAGGGGCTGGCCTTCCGTACGGTGGCCGGCCACTACCGCGGCGAGGACAGCCTGCTCCAGCTGCTGGAGCTGCGCGAGGCGGTGGAGACCGGGCTCGTCGCGCGGCTGGCGGGCCAGGTGCCCGAGGCGGACCTCGCGGAGCTGGACGAGCTGGTGGCGCGGATGGCGGCGGAGGCGGCGGACGGCGCGGTGCGCGCCGACACCGACCGGGCCTTTCACGCGGCGCTCTACCGCGGGCTCGGCAACCGGTTGCTGAGCGAGGTGCTGGACGCCTTCTGGGAAGCGTTCCACCGGGTCCGTACGGATCTGGCCGGGCTGGGGGCCGACCCCCGGGTGACCCACCGCCAGCACGCGGACATCCTCGCGGCGGTACGGGGCGGTGACGCCCAGCGCGCTGAGCAGGCCGTACGCCGCCATTTCGACAACATCCGCCAACGGCTGCGCAGTTCAGGGCCGAAGTAA
- a CDS encoding C40 family peptidase has product MRTPEFVEDITDGCGCAFCAGAAVESAARHGGSLPRCTVRGAVAAAVGAVTLVGAAAGVASAEPAPRHAGWDGSKYWYKDATGWWRWTSHYEKYRRYAGGSGSGTGTASASNGSSAAPARGHNPRPTFRGRSGWDATDRVYWYRQNGSWWWTSHRERYEARTGASGGTGGARTRTEQSSRSSQGTPTRFGTEAAVQWAMAQLGKPYAWGGNGPSAFDCSGLVQQAYQRAGISLPRVADAQYRASTPLSRDQLRRGDLVFWSSNGSASGIHHVAVYLGGGQYLEAPRPGRAVRVSSFAAYRPTLYGRVG; this is encoded by the coding sequence ATGCGGACACCGGAGTTCGTCGAAGACATAACGGATGGGTGCGGGTGCGCCTTCTGCGCCGGGGCCGCGGTCGAGTCCGCCGCGCGCCACGGCGGCAGCCTGCCGCGGTGCACGGTGCGCGGCGCCGTCGCGGCGGCGGTGGGCGCGGTGACGCTGGTCGGCGCCGCGGCCGGCGTGGCGAGCGCCGAACCGGCACCCCGGCACGCGGGCTGGGACGGCTCGAAGTACTGGTACAAGGACGCCACCGGCTGGTGGCGGTGGACCAGCCACTACGAGAAGTACCGGCGGTATGCGGGCGGTTCGGGCAGCGGGACCGGAACGGCGTCCGCCTCGAACGGGTCCTCCGCCGCGCCCGCGCGTGGCCACAATCCCCGTCCCACCTTCCGCGGCCGGTCCGGCTGGGACGCGACCGACCGGGTGTACTGGTACCGGCAGAACGGCAGCTGGTGGTGGACCAGCCACCGGGAGCGCTACGAAGCCCGTACCGGCGCGTCGGGCGGGACGGGTGGCGCGCGCACCCGTACGGAACAGAGTTCGCGCAGCAGCCAGGGCACCCCCACCCGGTTCGGCACCGAGGCCGCCGTCCAGTGGGCGATGGCCCAGCTCGGCAAGCCCTACGCGTGGGGCGGCAACGGCCCGTCCGCCTTCGACTGCTCCGGCCTGGTCCAGCAGGCGTACCAGCGCGCGGGCATCTCGCTGCCGCGGGTCGCCGACGCCCAGTACCGCGCCTCGACGCCCCTCTCACGCGACCAGCTGCGCCGCGGCGACCTGGTCTTCTGGTCGTCCAACGGCTCCGCCTCCGGCATCCACCACGTGGCGGTCTACCTCGGCGGCGGCCAGTACCTGGAGGCACCCCGGCCCGGGCGGGCGGTCCGGGTCTCGTCCTTCGCCGCCTACCGCCCCACCTTGTACGGGCGGGTCGGCTGA
- a CDS encoding IclR family transcriptional regulator, with product MALKPEPTAPFHSVQYALRVLETIARHADGVTDVQIARETGLPTGHLAHMLAMLRREGYVAQVADGAYVVGESLILLGSVGDRESALRDKLQRTLVELRDSVGAAVYISRYIDGEVKILHYADGPRAPKVNEWAEFRRTAHASAVGKCLLAQLDHDGRMDHLSRHKTARLTSRTITNEKVLFHKLDSQPPTVPMLDLQEYAVGTVCAAAPITAGATVGCLALSMPLEHAHRLRQAADALNRRAAPVLLSLSL from the coding sequence GTGGCGCTGAAGCCCGAGCCGACCGCGCCGTTCCACTCGGTGCAGTACGCCCTCCGCGTGCTCGAAACCATCGCCCGGCACGCCGACGGCGTGACGGACGTGCAGATCGCCCGCGAGACCGGCCTGCCGACCGGGCACCTCGCCCACATGCTGGCGATGCTGCGCCGCGAGGGCTATGTCGCGCAGGTCGCCGACGGCGCGTACGTCGTCGGCGAGTCCCTCATACTGCTCGGCTCGGTCGGCGACCGCGAGTCGGCGCTGCGGGACAAGCTCCAGCGCACGCTCGTCGAGCTGCGCGACTCGGTCGGCGCGGCGGTCTACATCAGCCGCTACATCGACGGCGAGGTCAAGATCCTCCACTACGCCGACGGCCCCCGCGCCCCCAAGGTCAACGAGTGGGCGGAATTCCGCCGTACGGCACATGCCAGCGCGGTCGGGAAGTGCCTACTGGCGCAGCTGGACCACGACGGCCGGATGGACCACCTCTCCCGCCACAAGACCGCCCGGCTCACCTCCCGGACGATCACCAACGAGAAGGTGCTCTTCCACAAGCTGGACAGCCAGCCGCCCACGGTCCCGATGCTGGACCTCCAGGAGTACGCCGTCGGCACGGTGTGCGCGGCGGCGCCGATCACGGCGGGCGCCACGGTCGGCTGTCTGGCCCTGTCCATGCCGCTGGAGCACGCCCACCGACTGCGGCAGGCCGCCGACGCGCTGAACCGGCGGGCCGCTCCGGTACTGCTGTCCCTGTCGCTCTGA
- the ehuB gene encoding ectoine/hydroxyectoine ABC transporter substrate-binding protein EhuB encodes MAPPQGNSSGRNASGFRRRSLLAGAAALGLTGAFGAAATGCSRVDITGATDGGHLLNDLRSRKVVRMGIASEPPYASINDQGELTGEAPAVAKTIFQRLGVQRFEPVPVEFQALVPGLHSFQYDVIVAGMFINKARCQAVLFSDPDYESKDGFLVPKGNPKKIASYEDVARGGLRMGTGIGYAEIDYAVGNGVAKGKIQTYGDQIAGMEALEADRIDCFAGTALTMMEALKTGKHPKVEMTRPFTPVVDGKPQRDGGGYGFRIGETELRDAFNRELHKMKKSGELLRIARPFGFTEEFMTDLTAKELCAR; translated from the coding sequence ATGGCTCCACCACAGGGGAACAGCTCAGGAAGAAACGCATCAGGGTTCCGCCGCCGCTCGCTGCTTGCAGGAGCGGCGGCGCTGGGTTTGACGGGAGCATTCGGAGCGGCCGCCACCGGTTGCTCGCGCGTGGACATCACCGGGGCTACGGACGGGGGACACCTACTCAATGATCTTCGCAGCAGGAAAGTCGTACGGATGGGCATCGCCAGCGAGCCGCCGTACGCGTCGATCAACGACCAGGGCGAGCTGACCGGCGAGGCACCCGCCGTCGCCAAGACGATCTTCCAGCGGCTGGGGGTGCAGCGCTTCGAACCGGTGCCGGTCGAGTTCCAGGCGCTCGTGCCAGGCCTGCACTCCTTCCAGTACGACGTGATCGTGGCCGGCATGTTCATCAACAAGGCGCGCTGCCAGGCCGTCCTGTTCTCCGACCCGGACTACGAGTCGAAGGACGGCTTCCTCGTGCCGAAGGGCAATCCGAAGAAGATCGCCTCCTACGAGGACGTGGCCAGGGGCGGCCTCCGGATGGGCACCGGCATCGGGTACGCGGAGATCGACTACGCGGTCGGCAACGGCGTCGCCAAGGGGAAGATCCAGACGTACGGCGACCAGATCGCCGGCATGGAGGCGCTGGAGGCGGACCGCATCGACTGCTTCGCCGGCACCGCGCTGACCATGATGGAGGCGCTGAAGACCGGCAAGCACCCCAAGGTGGAGATGACCCGCCCCTTCACGCCGGTGGTGGACGGCAAGCCGCAGCGGGACGGCGGCGGTTACGGCTTCCGGATCGGCGAGACCGAGCTGCGCGACGCCTTCAACCGTGAGCTGCACAAGATGAAGAAGAGCGGCGAACTCCTGCGCATCGCCCGGCCCTTCGGGTTCACCGAGGAGTTCATGACCGACCTCACGGCGAAGGAGCTCTGTGCCCGGTGA
- the ehuC gene encoding ectoine/hydroxyectoine ABC transporter permease subunit EhuC, with translation MTGALWELFFKGVWITVQLMVYSAALAAVVAFGIGLARTSRLWIVRFLSGVYVEFFRGTSALVLMFWLFFALPLLGWQLAGMWAGTLALGLSYGAYGSEVVRGAVQAVAPAQREAAIALSFTPWQRLRKVILPQAVPEMLPPFNNLLIELLKGTALASLLSIGELTFQAKLARLSTGQSAQVYGIILVLYFVIAFVVTRIMRLLERRAKASIGRAPERSGWFSRRLPIGGQGPQVITAPGGKP, from the coding sequence GTGACCGGAGCGTTGTGGGAACTGTTCTTCAAGGGCGTGTGGATCACCGTCCAGCTGATGGTCTACAGCGCCGCGCTGGCCGCCGTCGTCGCCTTCGGCATCGGCCTGGCCCGCACGTCCCGGCTGTGGATCGTGCGCTTCCTGTCCGGGGTCTACGTGGAGTTCTTCCGCGGCACCTCGGCGCTGGTCCTGATGTTCTGGCTGTTCTTCGCGCTCCCGCTGCTGGGCTGGCAGCTCGCCGGCATGTGGGCGGGCACCCTGGCCCTCGGGCTGTCGTACGGGGCGTACGGCTCCGAGGTGGTGCGCGGCGCCGTCCAGGCGGTGGCACCCGCCCAGCGTGAGGCGGCCATCGCGCTGAGCTTCACCCCCTGGCAGCGGCTGCGGAAGGTGATCCTGCCGCAGGCCGTGCCGGAGATGCTGCCGCCGTTCAACAACCTGCTGATCGAGCTGCTCAAGGGCACGGCCCTGGCCTCGCTGCTGTCGATCGGGGAGCTGACCTTCCAGGCCAAGCTGGCCCGGCTCTCCACGGGCCAGAGCGCCCAGGTCTACGGGATCATCCTGGTCCTCTACTTCGTGATCGCGTTCGTGGTGACCCGGATCATGCGCCTCCTGGAGCGCCGGGCCAAGGCGTCGATCGGCCGCGCGCCGGAGAGGTCCGGCTGGTTCTCGCGCCGGCTGCCGATCGGCGGGCAGGGCCCCCAGGTGATCACCGCCCCCGGAGGTAAGCCATGA
- the ehuA gene encoding ectoine/hydroxyectoine ABC transporter ATP-binding protein EhuA — protein MSDDSTPKKATVGTAEDGPELVRFDRVSKRFGAHTVLDSLDMTVYSGKHVTLIGPSGSGKTTILRLLMTLLKPDEGTIKVGDAYLTHEEKNGELVPAGEKHCREVRKNIGMVFQQFNLFPNMKVLRNITEAPVHVLGLDKAAAEERARGLLDLVGLTQHIDKYPSQLSGGQQQRVAIARALAMRPQVLLLDEVTSALDPELVAGVLDVLRDIAHTTDITMLIVTHEMNFARDISDCVMMFDQGRVIEFGTPEKIFSEPENDRTREFLSAVL, from the coding sequence TTGTCCGATGACAGCACTCCCAAGAAGGCCACCGTCGGCACCGCGGAGGACGGCCCCGAGCTGGTCCGTTTCGACCGGGTCAGCAAGCGCTTCGGCGCGCACACCGTCCTGGACTCGCTGGACATGACGGTCTACTCCGGCAAGCACGTCACGCTGATCGGTCCTTCCGGGTCCGGCAAGACGACGATCCTGCGCCTGCTGATGACGCTGCTGAAGCCGGATGAGGGCACGATCAAGGTCGGGGACGCCTATCTGACCCACGAGGAGAAGAACGGCGAGCTCGTGCCGGCGGGCGAGAAGCACTGCCGGGAGGTCCGCAAGAACATCGGCATGGTCTTCCAGCAGTTCAACCTCTTCCCCAACATGAAGGTGCTGCGCAACATCACCGAGGCGCCGGTGCACGTCCTGGGCCTGGACAAGGCGGCCGCCGAGGAGCGGGCCCGCGGGCTGCTGGACCTGGTCGGGCTGACGCAGCACATCGACAAGTACCCGTCCCAGCTCTCCGGCGGCCAGCAGCAGCGGGTGGCCATCGCGCGCGCCCTGGCGATGCGGCCGCAGGTGCTGCTGCTGGACGAGGTGACCAGCGCGCTCGACCCGGAGCTGGTGGCCGGCGTCCTGGACGTCCTGCGCGACATCGCGCACACCACCGACATCACGATGCTCATCGTCACGCACGAGATGAACTTCGCGCGGGACATCTCCGACTGCGTGATGATGTTCGACCAGGGACGGGTGATCGAGTTCGGGACGCCGGAGAAGATCTTCAGTGAGCCGGAGAACGACCGTACGCGCGAGTTCCTGAGCGCGGTCCTCTGA
- a CDS encoding peptidoglycan-binding protein: MAVPGFVEFDPADSCSCGGCVQGRRALQRVPAVRDGGHPGAHGARRALVLVATAGTVLSSGVSGAGLAVALDAPGAAGPAGAPGRTGVIRATTPQGQVGGLYGGTGTGRGVTAAAHTLRTLTRDQIIARAQRWISAKVPYDMHRYWSDGYRQDCSGFISMAWNLGGNQWTGSLAQYGTRISKSELRPGDMLLFHNPANPGAGSHVTLFGGWTDSSRTHYIAYEQTRPHAVKRPTPYAYWSNSTRYVAYRYRGLAGGGTPGGGTDTGTAAFPGAGYFGPGADNAYVTRLGRMLVARGGGRFYTSGPGPRWTAADRRATEAFQRAQGWTGAEADGIPGPATWSYLVNGVGRDIGGGPPDGGGTAFPGTGWFRPGQSNGYVTSIGKRLVAKGFGTYYTSGPGPRWTEADRRNVEAFQRAQGWTGRDADGYPGPETWRRLFR, translated from the coding sequence ATGGCAGTGCCGGGATTCGTGGAATTCGACCCCGCGGACAGCTGCTCCTGCGGCGGCTGCGTCCAGGGGCGGCGCGCGCTCCAGCGCGTCCCGGCCGTCCGGGACGGCGGTCACCCCGGCGCGCACGGCGCCCGCCGCGCCCTGGTCCTCGTCGCGACCGCCGGAACCGTCCTGAGCAGCGGCGTTTCCGGTGCCGGGCTCGCCGTGGCGCTCGACGCCCCAGGCGCCGCGGGCCCGGCCGGTGCCCCCGGACGGACCGGCGTGATCCGTGCCACAACCCCGCAAGGCCAGGTCGGCGGGCTGTACGGGGGAACGGGCACCGGGCGCGGCGTCACCGCGGCGGCGCACACCCTCCGGACCCTCACCCGGGACCAGATCATCGCGCGGGCCCAGCGCTGGATCAGCGCCAAGGTCCCCTACGACATGCATCGCTACTGGTCGGACGGCTACCGCCAGGACTGTTCCGGATTCATCTCGATGGCCTGGAACCTCGGCGGCAACCAGTGGACCGGAAGCCTCGCCCAGTACGGCACCCGCATATCGAAGAGCGAATTGCGGCCCGGCGACATGCTGCTGTTCCACAACCCGGCGAATCCGGGGGCGGGCTCCCACGTCACCCTTTTCGGCGGCTGGACCGATTCCTCCCGTACGCACTACATCGCGTACGAGCAGACCCGGCCGCACGCGGTGAAACGGCCCACCCCGTACGCCTACTGGAGCAATTCCACGCGGTACGTCGCCTATCGCTACCGCGGGCTGGCCGGCGGCGGCACTCCGGGCGGCGGCACGGACACCGGGACAGCGGCTTTCCCCGGCGCCGGGTATTTCGGGCCGGGCGCCGACAACGCGTATGTCACCCGGCTGGGCCGGATGCTCGTCGCCCGCGGCGGCGGCCGGTTCTACACCTCCGGACCGGGGCCGCGCTGGACCGCCGCGGACCGCCGGGCCACCGAGGCGTTCCAGCGGGCCCAGGGCTGGACCGGCGCCGAGGCGGACGGCATTCCAGGCCCGGCGACCTGGTCGTACCTGGTCAACGGCGTGGGCCGGGACATCGGCGGCGGCCCGCCCGACGGTGGCGGCACGGCCTTCCCGGGCACCGGCTGGTTCCGGCCCGGCCAGTCCAACGGTTACGTCACCAGCATCGGGAAGCGGCTGGTGGCCAAAGGTTTCGGCACGTACTACACCTCCGGCCCCGGACCCCGGTGGACGGAGGCGGACCGCCGCAACGTCGAGGCGTTCCAGCGGGCCCAGGGCTGGACCGGCCGGGACGCCGACGGCTACCCCGGCCCCGAGACATGGCGGCGACTCTTCCGATGA